In the genome of Myxococcus stipitatus, one region contains:
- a CDS encoding sigma-54 dependent transcriptional regulator, translating to MENLEEKGTRTDLGPDAIRALRGGHSRAAFARMLGVTPLTVYRWELPESAPQARRPRGRVAQSLRQLLEGGGLTGVSRLPSLSRQEMSAEETARLQPCLDLLKRAEWRAAEEALLSLLASGVLRSPGARALAAVGLSHLQRWGREDSRGALATLLPHLGEAEMGLLPEWVELQVHALAANLYASPDGKLLDAGRSDAHVARAEVLMLGRPDPDATCLVRMAQMWGAFYLGDAERLARYSGRVAEALTEVNIPALRLLAEDLCAHEEALRGEATQATRRFRDVAQGSARLGYAFLEARNLAFLAQRRLEEACEPEEALLLVRRAREAAYGGRMARGFSFIFAARAEAEALLRLARFTEAEAVLDEADAVVAELSWTPLNLAITRAKLWLTTNRPGELRRLAAKLATHDGPVQRALTSAYALFVEAAADLSDGLTQRAAEGFASAGLRGMELGGWPYLRRECLLYETAARAYAGQREEGRAVLRRTRTFLERMPSAWHSALLHRFEGVLLMLEGRTREARELLEASLGTFRLSGDVCMAASTRILLARLARHEGDPTAAELVSASEAELRRLGMPLPPDFTLPAAPSRRVGSTAQGAFASTCLGAEALVVPFERLSVRGIGAPRIQRELLGVLEGLFPGSAPRLEEVDSQGRITLLAGTSSLPATDEVEFGDGCGRRLRVGVAGPLPADGRALLTALSRLSGFALEVAALRGFAAEEEVVESPPLQAPVSAPEEADLDAELPGFIAASPSMKRLRAELARLSASRSTVIVTGESGAGKEVVARALHVLSTRAQRPYVAFNCAAVPRELFEGQLFGYRRGAFTGAASDHPGVLRAAHGGTLFLDEIGELPLDVQPKLLRVLENGEVFPLGETRPVEVDVRVVAATHRDLSQLVREGRFREDLYYRLHVVPVRVPPLRERREDVLALARHFVRQLTPEGQQPPQLGPDALAALMSHAWPGNVRELRNVIERSMAYGPLPAVLGAEQMRIAG from the coding sequence GTGGAGAACCTGGAGGAAAAGGGAACGCGCACGGACCTGGGTCCCGATGCCATCCGCGCCCTGCGTGGAGGGCATAGCCGTGCCGCCTTCGCCCGGATGCTGGGCGTCACCCCCCTGACGGTGTACCGCTGGGAGCTGCCGGAGTCCGCGCCCCAGGCCCGAAGGCCCCGTGGACGGGTGGCCCAGTCCCTGCGCCAGCTCCTGGAGGGCGGCGGCCTGACGGGGGTGTCCCGCCTGCCATCCCTCTCCCGCCAGGAGATGAGCGCGGAGGAGACCGCCCGGCTCCAGCCCTGCCTGGACCTGCTGAAGCGCGCGGAGTGGCGCGCGGCGGAGGAAGCGCTCCTGTCCCTGCTGGCCTCGGGGGTGCTGCGAAGCCCCGGCGCCCGGGCCCTGGCGGCGGTGGGGCTGTCCCACCTCCAGCGCTGGGGACGCGAGGACAGCCGAGGCGCGCTCGCCACGCTGCTGCCCCACCTGGGCGAGGCGGAGATGGGGCTGCTGCCCGAGTGGGTGGAGCTCCAGGTCCACGCGCTGGCCGCCAACCTCTACGCCTCACCGGACGGCAAGCTGTTGGATGCCGGCAGATCCGACGCCCATGTCGCGAGGGCGGAGGTCCTGATGCTGGGGCGGCCGGACCCGGACGCGACCTGCCTGGTGCGCATGGCGCAGATGTGGGGCGCCTTCTACCTGGGCGACGCGGAGCGGCTGGCGCGCTACTCGGGCCGGGTGGCGGAGGCGCTCACGGAGGTGAACATCCCCGCGCTGCGGCTCCTGGCCGAGGACCTCTGCGCCCACGAGGAGGCCCTCCGAGGCGAGGCCACCCAGGCCACGCGGCGCTTCCGGGATGTGGCCCAGGGCTCGGCGCGGCTGGGCTATGCGTTCCTGGAGGCGCGCAACCTGGCCTTCCTCGCGCAGCGCCGGCTGGAGGAGGCGTGCGAGCCGGAGGAGGCGCTGCTGCTGGTGCGCCGCGCGCGAGAGGCCGCGTACGGCGGACGCATGGCGCGGGGCTTCTCGTTCATCTTCGCCGCGCGCGCGGAGGCCGAGGCCCTGCTGCGCCTGGCCCGCTTCACCGAAGCGGAGGCCGTGCTGGACGAGGCCGACGCGGTGGTGGCCGAGCTGAGCTGGACGCCGCTGAACCTGGCCATCACCCGCGCGAAGCTCTGGCTGACGACGAACAGGCCCGGGGAGCTGCGGCGGCTGGCGGCGAAGCTGGCCACGCACGACGGCCCCGTCCAGCGCGCCCTCACCAGCGCCTACGCCCTCTTCGTGGAGGCGGCGGCGGACCTGTCCGACGGCCTCACCCAGCGCGCCGCGGAGGGCTTCGCCAGCGCGGGCCTGCGCGGCATGGAGCTGGGAGGCTGGCCCTACCTGCGGCGCGAGTGCCTGCTGTACGAGACGGCCGCGCGCGCCTACGCGGGGCAGCGTGAAGAAGGCCGGGCGGTGCTGCGCCGCACGAGGACCTTCCTGGAGCGGATGCCGTCGGCGTGGCACTCCGCGCTGCTGCACCGCTTCGAGGGGGTGCTGCTCATGCTGGAGGGGCGCACGCGCGAGGCTCGCGAGCTGCTGGAGGCGTCGCTCGGCACGTTCCGCCTCTCGGGCGACGTGTGCATGGCCGCCTCCACGCGCATCCTCCTGGCCCGGCTGGCCCGACACGAGGGCGACCCCACCGCCGCGGAGCTGGTGTCCGCCAGCGAGGCGGAGCTGCGCCGCCTGGGGATGCCCCTGCCTCCCGACTTCACCCTTCCGGCGGCACCTTCGCGCCGGGTGGGGAGCACGGCCCAGGGCGCGTTCGCCTCGACCTGTCTGGGCGCGGAGGCCCTGGTGGTGCCCTTCGAGCGGCTCTCCGTGCGCGGCATCGGCGCCCCCCGCATCCAGCGCGAGCTGCTGGGCGTGCTGGAGGGCCTGTTCCCCGGCAGCGCGCCGCGGCTGGAGGAAGTGGACTCGCAAGGGCGCATCACGCTGCTGGCGGGGACGAGCTCGCTGCCGGCCACGGACGAGGTGGAGTTCGGTGACGGCTGTGGCCGCAGGCTCCGGGTGGGCGTCGCCGGCCCACTGCCCGCCGACGGCCGCGCGCTGCTCACCGCGCTGTCCCGCCTGAGCGGCTTCGCGCTGGAAGTCGCGGCGCTGCGCGGCTTCGCGGCGGAGGAGGAGGTGGTGGAGTCGCCGCCCCTCCAGGCCCCCGTGTCCGCCCCGGAGGAGGCGGACCTGGACGCGGAGCTGCCGGGCTTCATCGCCGCCTCGCCCTCCATGAAGCGGCTGCGCGCGGAGCTGGCGCGCCTGTCCGCCAGCCGCTCCACCGTCATCGTCACGGGCGAGTCCGGCGCGGGAAAGGAAGTCGTCGCGCGGGCGCTGCACGTGCTGTCCACGCGCGCCCAGCGGCCCTACGTCGCCTTCAACTGCGCCGCCGTCCCCCGCGAGCTCTTCGAGGGCCAGCTCTTCGGCTACCGCCGGGGCGCCTTCACCGGCGCGGCCTCCGACCACCCGGGCGTGCTGCGCGCCGCGCACGGCGGCACCCTGTTCCTGGACGAGATTGGCGAGCTGCCCCTCGACGTCCAGCCCAAGCTCCTGCGCGTGCTGGAGAACGGCGAGGTCTTCCCCCTGGGCGAGACGCGCCCGGTCGAGGTGGACGTGCGCGTGGTGGCCGCCACGCACCGGGACTTGAGCCAGCTGGTGCGCGAGGGCCGCTTCCGCGAGGACCTGTACTACCGGCTCCACGTGGTGCCCGTGCGAGTGCCGCCCCTGCGCGAGCGGCGCGAGGACGTCCTGGCCCTGGCCCGGCACTTCGTCCGTCAGCTCACGCCCGAGGGGCAGCAGCCTCCTCAGCTGGGGCCGGATGCCCTGGCGGCGCTGATGTCCCACGCCTGGCCGGGCAACGTGCGCGAGCTGCGCAACGTCATCGAGCGGTCCATGGCCTACGGACCCCTGCCAGCGGTGCTCGGCGCGGAGCAGATGCGCATCGCGGGCTGA
- a CDS encoding NAD-dependent succinate-semialdehyde dehydrogenase: protein MAIATINPATGKTLRTFDALTPAELESKLQRAADTFREYRRTSFAERARWMRRAAELLDAEAERYGRLMTEEMGKPLEAAKAEARKCATACRYYVAKAEGLLKDRPVEVGGDTAFVRYQPLGPVLAVMPWNFPFWQVVRFAAPALMAGNVGLLKHAHNVPQCALALEELFLQSGFPTGAFQTLLIETSEVNRVIEDPRVRAVTLTGSEGAGRAVGAAAGKALKKVVLELGGSDPFIVLPSADLDQAVETAVSARLVNNGQSCIAAKRFILAAPIADAFERRFIERLKRITVGDPMDPKTDMGPLATGGILQGLHAQVEASVKAGARLLLGGKPLQGPGNFYPPTVLADPPPDAPAFQEELFGPVATLLRARDAAHALELANATPFGLGASVWTRDAEEQRQFIDGLEAGMVFVNEMVVSDARLPFGGVKHSGHGRELADLGLHEFLNAKTVRVASTSGAAPVARAGAVSE from the coding sequence ATGGCCATCGCGACCATCAACCCGGCGACGGGAAAGACGCTGCGCACGTTCGATGCCCTCACGCCCGCGGAGCTGGAGTCGAAGCTCCAGCGCGCGGCGGACACGTTCCGCGAGTACCGCCGCACCTCCTTCGCCGAGCGCGCCCGGTGGATGCGCCGCGCCGCGGAGCTGCTCGACGCGGAGGCGGAGCGCTACGGCCGGCTCATGACGGAGGAGATGGGCAAGCCTCTCGAGGCCGCGAAGGCGGAGGCCCGCAAGTGCGCCACCGCGTGCCGCTACTACGTCGCCAAGGCGGAGGGCCTGCTCAAGGACCGCCCCGTCGAGGTGGGCGGCGACACGGCCTTCGTGCGCTACCAGCCCCTGGGCCCGGTGCTCGCCGTCATGCCGTGGAACTTCCCCTTCTGGCAGGTGGTGCGCTTCGCCGCGCCCGCGCTGATGGCGGGCAACGTGGGCCTGCTCAAGCACGCGCACAACGTGCCCCAGTGCGCGCTCGCGCTGGAGGAGTTGTTCCTGCAATCGGGTTTCCCCACGGGCGCCTTCCAGACACTGCTCATCGAGACGTCGGAGGTGAATCGCGTCATCGAGGACCCGCGCGTGCGCGCCGTGACGCTCACCGGGAGCGAGGGCGCGGGGCGGGCCGTGGGCGCGGCCGCGGGCAAGGCGCTCAAGAAGGTGGTGCTGGAATTGGGCGGCAGCGACCCGTTCATCGTCCTGCCCAGCGCGGACCTTGACCAGGCGGTGGAGACCGCCGTGTCCGCGCGACTCGTCAACAATGGCCAGTCCTGCATCGCCGCCAAGCGCTTCATCCTCGCCGCGCCCATCGCCGACGCGTTCGAGCGCCGCTTCATCGAGCGCCTGAAGCGCATCACCGTCGGCGACCCCATGGACCCGAAGACAGACATGGGCCCCCTGGCCACGGGCGGCATCCTCCAGGGCCTGCACGCGCAGGTGGAGGCCAGCGTGAAGGCCGGGGCGCGGCTGCTCCTCGGCGGCAAGCCATTGCAGGGCCCCGGGAACTTCTATCCCCCGACGGTGCTCGCGGACCCGCCGCCGGACGCCCCCGCCTTCCAGGAAGAGCTGTTCGGCCCGGTGGCCACGCTGCTGCGCGCACGGGACGCGGCGCACGCCCTGGAGCTCGCCAACGCGACCCCGTTCGGCCTGGGCGCGAGCGTGTGGACTCGCGACGCGGAGGAGCAGCGTCAGTTCATCGACGGCCTCGAGGCCGGCATGGTGTTCGTCAACGAGATGGTGGTCTCCGACGCGCGGCTGCCCTTCGGCGGGGTGAAGCACTCCGGCCACGGGCGGGAGCTCGCGGACCTGGGCCTGCACGAGTTCCTCAACGCCAAGACGGTGCGCGTCGCCAGCACGTCCGGCGCGGCGCCCGTCGCGAGGGCGGGCGCCGTCAGCGAGTGA
- a CDS encoding sigma 54-interacting transcriptional regulator yields the protein MPQLLVLPDGRRLPLDKPVVSIGSDATCDAVVQAPGVKPSHALLFRDARGWSVSPAGRGCDVRVRGKRVDLAPLEPGDRVRVGTVELELIEAVEPTTAVAREEPAPRCGEGRVVSLLSELASRMLVQRPPQEVLEVAMRGLADVVRADVGFLVTAESLEGPRRVLCATGTRPDVAVVDSLVDRVMTSGAPVRVADVAADAALAGAPSLTALRLCSALVVPLRVESVPLSVVYLGRRLGAPAFSSTELEEAMALSGLAALLLSTRRELTELRAQVDGLTRRIEAATFEGLIGESPSMRAMYRQVERLGPTPLNVLIQGETGTGKELVARALHRRSGRRGRLVAINCAALPESLIERELFGHARGAFTGAGPERAGLVEAADGGTLFLDEIGDMPLSLQTRLLRVVQEREVTRLGEHQPRKVDVRVVSATHVSLEEAVRRGTFRADLRFRLDEVRVEVPPLRERGDDVLLIAHHVLSQEARKAKGFTQKAAEALRGHPFPGNVRELSSRVRRAAVLASDELLRPEDLELGGDGAPMVPLEEAREAFVQRYVREAIARSGGSKKDAAAALGIGLRSLFRYLGEGD from the coding sequence ATGCCCCAGCTCCTCGTCCTCCCTGACGGCCGCCGCCTCCCCTTGGACAAGCCGGTGGTCTCCATCGGCTCCGACGCGACGTGCGACGCCGTGGTGCAGGCGCCCGGCGTGAAGCCCAGCCACGCGCTGCTGTTCCGCGACGCACGCGGCTGGAGCGTGTCCCCCGCGGGACGCGGCTGTGACGTCCGGGTGCGAGGCAAGCGCGTGGACCTGGCGCCCCTGGAGCCCGGAGACCGCGTGCGCGTGGGCACGGTGGAGCTGGAGCTCATCGAAGCCGTCGAGCCCACCACCGCCGTTGCGCGTGAGGAGCCCGCCCCGCGGTGCGGTGAAGGGCGCGTGGTGTCGCTGCTGTCGGAGCTGGCCTCGCGGATGTTGGTGCAGCGCCCCCCGCAGGAGGTGCTGGAGGTGGCGATGCGGGGGCTCGCCGACGTGGTGCGCGCGGACGTGGGCTTCCTCGTCACCGCGGAGTCACTCGAGGGGCCGCGCCGGGTGCTGTGCGCCACGGGGACGCGCCCGGACGTGGCGGTGGTGGACAGCCTGGTGGACCGGGTGATGACGTCGGGTGCCCCCGTGCGGGTGGCGGACGTGGCGGCCGACGCGGCGCTGGCGGGAGCGCCGAGCCTCACGGCGCTGCGGCTGTGCTCCGCGCTGGTGGTGCCGCTGCGTGTGGAGTCGGTGCCCCTGTCGGTGGTGTACCTGGGGCGGAGGCTGGGCGCGCCCGCGTTCTCCTCGACGGAGCTGGAGGAGGCGATGGCGCTCTCCGGGCTCGCGGCGCTGCTGCTCTCCACCCGGCGCGAGCTGACGGAGCTGCGCGCGCAGGTGGATGGGCTCACCCGCCGCATCGAGGCGGCGACCTTCGAGGGGCTCATCGGCGAGTCCCCCTCGATGCGCGCGATGTATCGGCAGGTGGAGCGACTGGGGCCCACGCCGCTGAACGTGCTCATCCAAGGGGAGACGGGCACGGGCAAGGAGCTGGTGGCCAGGGCGCTGCATCGGCGCAGCGGCCGTCGCGGGCGACTGGTGGCCATCAACTGCGCGGCGCTGCCGGAGAGCCTCATCGAGCGGGAGCTGTTCGGCCACGCGCGCGGCGCCTTCACGGGCGCGGGCCCGGAGCGCGCGGGGCTGGTGGAAGCGGCCGACGGGGGCACGCTCTTCCTGGATGAGATTGGAGACATGCCCCTGTCGCTCCAGACGCGCCTGCTCCGCGTGGTGCAGGAGCGCGAGGTGACCCGACTGGGGGAGCACCAGCCGCGCAAGGTGGACGTGCGCGTGGTGTCCGCGACGCATGTCTCGCTGGAGGAGGCCGTGCGGCGAGGGACGTTCCGGGCGGACCTGCGCTTCCGCCTGGACGAGGTGCGCGTGGAGGTCCCGCCCCTGCGCGAGCGCGGCGACGACGTGTTGCTCATCGCGCACCACGTCCTGTCGCAGGAGGCGCGCAAGGCGAAGGGCTTCACCCAGAAGGCGGCGGAGGCGCTGCGGGGCCACCCCTTCCCCGGCAACGTGCGCGAGCTGTCGTCACGCGTGCGCCGCGCGGCGGTGCTGGCGTCGGACGAGCTCTTGCGGCCGGAGGACCTGGAGCTCGGCGGGGATGGCGCGCCCATGGTGCCGCTCGAGGAGGCGCGCGAGGCCTTCGTGCAGCGTTATGTCCGGGAGGCGATTGCTCGCAGCGGGGGCAGCAAGAAGGACGCGGCGGCGGCGCTGGGCATCGGCCTGCGCTCCCTGTTCCGCTACCTCGGCGAGGGGGACTGA
- a CDS encoding Dickkopf N-terminal cysteine-rich domain-containing protein → MKHVVMGLFLALAVVGCGGTKDDDGGNDDPGKQTEGLCSASKACPSGQFCFNGLCAIGCQSNANCAADQYCDLEDTGMPAAFCKNKKAGTCSSNSQCLSNQICIEGLCSLKPPENPPTCNPNTSDFKDGCDTYSVCLDPDDQGSQKPYCASFAPCPEDGVCPTGLGGSVCNDGYLANKGRFCMQGLCRENSNCPSSWNCVKPFSGAVLGFCSPGTMGMPCTENAQCKSGQCFSAPGMMGACM, encoded by the coding sequence ATGAAGCATGTGGTGATGGGACTGTTCCTGGCGCTGGCGGTGGTGGGCTGTGGCGGCACGAAGGACGACGACGGCGGCAATGACGACCCCGGCAAGCAGACCGAGGGCCTGTGCAGCGCGAGCAAGGCCTGCCCCTCCGGCCAGTTCTGTTTCAACGGCCTGTGCGCCATCGGCTGTCAGTCGAACGCCAACTGCGCGGCGGACCAGTACTGCGACCTCGAGGACACGGGCATGCCCGCCGCCTTCTGCAAGAACAAGAAGGCCGGGACGTGCAGCTCCAACAGCCAGTGCCTGAGCAACCAGATCTGCATCGAGGGCCTGTGCAGCCTGAAGCCGCCCGAGAACCCGCCGACCTGCAACCCCAACACGTCGGACTTCAAGGACGGCTGCGACACGTATTCGGTGTGCCTGGACCCGGATGACCAGGGCAGCCAGAAGCCGTACTGCGCCAGCTTCGCGCCGTGCCCCGAGGACGGCGTGTGCCCCACGGGCCTGGGCGGCTCGGTGTGCAACGACGGCTACCTGGCGAACAAGGGCCGCTTCTGCATGCAGGGCCTCTGCCGTGAGAACTCCAACTGCCCCTCGTCGTGGAACTGCGTGAAGCCCTTCTCGGGCGCGGTGCTGGGCTTCTGCAGCCCTGGCACCATGGGCATGCCGTGCACCGAGAACGCGCAGTGCAAGAGCGGCCAGTGCTTCTCCGCGCCCGGAATGATGGGCGCCTGCATGTAG
- a CDS encoding protein kinase domain-containing protein — translation MTGEVLSGRYRLERELGRGGMATVFLATDLRLARPVALKRMHPGGGAGRAERFRREAELAASLRHPNVLEVHDYGEDGAHGPFLVCEWVRGEDLRALAGRLVPVPPEAAMVLAWELARALAAAHAVGIVHRDVKPENVLVAEGGPLKLADFGLAALEDQERLTSTGAVTGSLPYMAPERIDTGAYSSASDVYAVGVILFELCSGATPHSGKGAAHLAASVMTKDAPSLTEWAPGTPEPLATLVAGCLARDARDRPKDGAVLASALEALLLKRVGPPAEVAREFFGNPVAVAAKWRRGRFEGLLEEGRGLLARGEGARAAKVLNAALVLEPGSTEVLALLREGPKRSRWKGGVLAAGLVGCAVVGWGGWTLVSSEGLGAGPVSPAAMRKPVGVEEAGEPRRAEVPMRPPDAVKVPTGGERETGVAGRSPEPAAASGSKAPVDSRQSVSAGGAPTHGQDVVPTGGALADSRERGVSGRVPTDGPAVASGGTAVATPADSRERGVPGRVPTDGPAVASGGTAGGAPGDSRQHAPSESVKASASGSTGSEARDRAKEAGRKSDPAKLPRSSVAETAPSPAPSQVESPKPAALKVTSRPWAEVFVNGESRGYTPRVRELSLPPGTHRLRFVNPLCDEVEVSVTLAAGETVSRDVVLTLRKAEVALQAPVGARLFVDGREVGTAPLSGPVSLEHGKHRVSAHLPGAAPVQREVEVVAGRRLEVSLEVSP, via the coding sequence ATGACGGGTGAGGTGCTTTCGGGCCGCTACCGGCTTGAGCGGGAGCTGGGGCGTGGTGGAATGGCCACGGTCTTCCTGGCGACGGACTTGCGGCTGGCTCGCCCGGTGGCGTTGAAGCGCATGCATCCGGGGGGAGGCGCGGGGCGCGCGGAGCGCTTCCGCCGCGAGGCCGAGCTGGCCGCCTCGCTCCGTCACCCCAACGTCCTGGAGGTCCACGACTACGGCGAGGACGGAGCGCATGGCCCGTTCCTCGTTTGTGAGTGGGTGAGAGGCGAGGACCTGCGGGCGTTGGCGGGGAGGCTGGTGCCGGTGCCGCCCGAGGCCGCGATGGTGCTGGCCTGGGAGCTGGCGCGAGCGCTGGCGGCGGCGCATGCGGTGGGCATCGTCCACCGGGACGTGAAGCCGGAGAACGTGCTCGTGGCCGAGGGTGGGCCGCTGAAGCTGGCGGACTTCGGGCTCGCGGCGCTGGAGGACCAGGAGCGGCTGACGAGCACGGGGGCGGTGACGGGCTCGCTGCCGTACATGGCGCCCGAGCGCATCGACACGGGGGCGTATTCGTCCGCGTCGGATGTGTACGCGGTGGGGGTCATCCTGTTCGAGCTGTGCTCGGGGGCCACGCCGCACTCGGGCAAGGGTGCGGCGCACCTGGCCGCGTCGGTGATGACGAAGGATGCGCCGTCCTTGACGGAGTGGGCACCGGGGACGCCGGAGCCGCTGGCCACGTTGGTGGCGGGGTGCCTGGCGAGGGATGCGAGGGACCGGCCGAAGGATGGCGCGGTGCTCGCGTCGGCGCTGGAGGCGCTGCTGCTCAAGCGGGTGGGGCCTCCGGCGGAGGTGGCGCGGGAGTTCTTCGGAAATCCGGTGGCTGTTGCAGCGAAGTGGCGGCGAGGTCGCTTCGAGGGGTTGCTGGAGGAGGGGCGCGGGCTGTTGGCGCGAGGGGAGGGGGCGCGGGCGGCGAAGGTGCTCAACGCGGCGCTGGTGCTGGAGCCCGGGTCGACGGAGGTGCTGGCGCTGCTGCGCGAGGGGCCGAAGCGCTCCCGGTGGAAGGGCGGGGTGCTCGCGGCGGGGCTCGTGGGGTGCGCGGTGGTGGGGTGGGGCGGGTGGACGCTGGTTTCGAGTGAAGGTTTGGGCGCGGGGCCCGTCAGTCCCGCCGCCATGCGGAAGCCGGTAGGAGTGGAAGAGGCGGGGGAACCTCGCCGAGCCGAAGTCCCGATGCGTCCTCCAGACGCGGTGAAGGTGCCCACGGGAGGCGAGCGGGAGACAGGAGTAGCGGGGCGCTCTCCGGAGCCTGCGGCGGCGAGTGGCTCGAAGGCTCCCGTCGACTCCCGGCAGTCGGTGAGCGCGGGAGGGGCGCCAACGCATGGCCAGGACGTGGTGCCCACCGGTGGTGCTCTCGCGGACTCGCGCGAGCGAGGAGTGTCGGGGCGGGTGCCAACGGATGGGCCGGCCGTGGCGTCCGGCGGAACGGCGGTGGCGACTCCAGCGGACTCGCGCGAGCGAGGAGTGCCGGGGCGGGTGCCAACGGATGGGCCGGCCGTGGCATCCGGCGGAACGGCGGGGGGCGCTCCAGGAGACTCGCGGCAGCACGCACCAAGCGAGAGCGTCAAGGCGTCTGCGTCCGGCTCGACGGGCAGCGAAGCTCGCGACCGCGCGAAGGAGGCAGGTCGAAAGTCAGACCCGGCGAAGCTCCCACGGTCCTCGGTGGCGGAGACGGCCCCTTCACCGGCACCCTCGCAGGTGGAGAGCCCGAAGCCCGCGGCGCTGAAGGTGACCTCGCGTCCGTGGGCGGAAGTGTTCGTGAATGGCGAGAGCCGAGGCTACACACCTCGCGTGCGTGAGCTCTCCCTTCCGCCGGGCACCCACCGGCTGCGCTTCGTCAATCCGCTGTGCGACGAAGTCGAAGTCTCGGTGACGCTCGCGGCAGGGGAGACCGTCTCGCGCGATGTGGTGCTGACACTGCGCAAGGCGGAGGTCGCCCTTCAGGCCCCCGTGGGCGCCAGACTCTTCGTGGATGGCCGCGAGGTGGGCACCGCGCCGCTGTCGGGCCCGGTGTCGCTCGAGCACGGCAAGCATCGGGTGAGCGCGCATCTTCCGGGCGCGGCTCCCGTGCAACGCGAGGTGGAGGTGGTGGCCGGCCGTCGCCTCGAGGTGTCGCTGGAGGTGTCCCCGTGA
- a CDS encoding biopolymer transporter ExbD, with translation MGMSMGGGRGGMKSEINVTPLVDVVLVLLIIFMVVTPMMKRGKEVELPRAQQTEEDGPDPLILSMTPDRKLFVESEVSASDADFQKKLREAMRQDPQRRLLLKADQSLTYRDVMKVMLLAKATGAEKVSLAVVEPKQDK, from the coding sequence ATGGGTATGTCCATGGGAGGTGGCCGTGGGGGGATGAAGAGTGAGATCAACGTCACGCCCTTGGTCGACGTGGTGTTGGTGCTCCTCATCATCTTCATGGTGGTGACGCCGATGATGAAGCGGGGGAAGGAGGTCGAGCTTCCCCGGGCCCAGCAGACGGAGGAGGACGGACCGGACCCGCTGATTCTCTCCATGACGCCGGACCGGAAGCTGTTCGTGGAGTCGGAGGTGTCCGCGAGTGACGCGGACTTCCAGAAGAAGCTGCGGGAAGCGATGCGCCAGGACCCCCAGCGGCGGCTGTTGCTGAAGGCGGACCAATCGCTGACCTACCGCGACGTGATGAAGGTGATGCTGCTGGCGAAGGCGACGGGAGCGGAGAAGGTGTCGCTCGCGGTGGTGGAGCCGAAGCAGGACAAGTAG
- a CDS encoding phosphatase PAP2 family protein, protein MSGRHVAVTRLYGMLLLLLVCCLGFIALSDEVTEGETQDFDERVLRALRSPGDLSVPRGPWWLRPMAEDVTSLGGAPVLLLVTLAVLGFLALARRYRTVLLVLVATVGGTLLNGGLKHLFARPRPSVVPHLQHVVSTSFPSGHAMLSAIVYLTLGGLLAQLAEPRRLKAYILTVALLLPLLVGLTRVYLGVHYPTDVLGGWVAGLAWALLTALTARALRRRSPALREEAHRGVE, encoded by the coding sequence ATGTCTGGGCGGCACGTGGCGGTGACGCGGCTCTACGGGATGCTGCTGTTGCTGTTGGTGTGCTGCCTGGGGTTCATCGCGCTGTCGGACGAGGTGACAGAGGGGGAGACGCAGGACTTCGACGAGCGGGTGTTGCGAGCACTGCGCAGTCCCGGAGACCTGTCGGTGCCGCGAGGCCCCTGGTGGCTGCGTCCCATGGCGGAGGACGTGACGTCACTGGGGGGCGCGCCGGTGTTGTTGCTGGTGACGCTGGCGGTGCTGGGCTTCTTGGCGCTGGCGAGGCGCTACCGGACGGTGTTGTTGGTCCTGGTGGCGACGGTGGGTGGGACGCTGTTGAACGGGGGGCTGAAGCATCTCTTCGCGCGTCCAAGGCCCTCGGTGGTGCCGCATCTCCAGCACGTGGTGTCGACGAGCTTCCCGAGCGGGCACGCGATGTTGTCTGCGATTGTGTACCTCACGCTGGGAGGGCTGTTGGCGCAGCTCGCGGAGCCCAGGCGGTTGAAGGCATACATCCTCACGGTGGCCTTGCTGCTCCCGCTCCTGGTGGGACTGACGCGGGTGTACCTGGGCGTGCACTACCCCACGGACGTGCTGGGCGGCTGGGTGGCGGGACTCGCCTGGGCCCTGCTGACCGCGCTGACCGCGCGCGCCTTGCGAAGGCGCAGCCCGGCGCTTCGCGAAGAAGCCCACCGTGGGGTGGAATGA